A portion of the Hoplias malabaricus isolate fHopMal1 chromosome 1, fHopMal1.hap1, whole genome shotgun sequence genome contains these proteins:
- the camkk1b gene encoding calcium/calmodulin-dependent protein kinase kinase 1b, producing MSTETFSRTSELDSEYAELADMVAAMDVAASRVTPPNGHRTPPHRLLLSDRKFSLQERGTYQNWTTPRIARRPTIESKRVSISDGEDCVQLNQYKLKNEIGKGSYGVVKLAYNEDDDQYYAMKVVSKKKLMKQYGFPRRPPPKGISSSEGNHPKPFGPLDRVYQEIAILKKLDHLNVVKLVEVLDDPDEDNLHMVFELVQKGPVMDVPTDNPLTEENARFYFRDVILGIEYLHYQKIIHRDIKPSNLLLGDDGHIKIADFGVSNKFEGSDALLSNSAGTPAFMAPETLTDHEQRFSGKALDVWAMGVTLYCFVFGKCPFVDEYILALYDKIKNIPVIFPDTPVITEELRDLITRMLDKVPGSRITISEMKLHPWVTLNGLELLPLEEEHCTVVEVTEEEVQNSVKLIPSLSTVILVKSMLRKRSFGNPFDFLSRRQGRSMSAPGNLISDPSLFRASVNVHPSLSRASDGSREGELEDLYEDEDT from the exons ATGAGCACAGAGACATTCTCCAGGACTTCAGAGCTGGACTCTGAGTACGCAGAACTGGCCGACATGGTTGCCGCCATGGATGTAGCTGCCAGCAGAGTGACCCCACCCAATGGCCACAGGACCCCACCTCATCGCCTGCTGTTGTCTGACCGCAAGTTCTCTCTGCAAGAGCGTGGGACATACCAGAATTGGACCACCCCCAGAATAGCCAGAAGACCCACTATTGAGTCAAAGCGAGTGTCCATATCAGATGGGGAG GACTGTGTTCAGCTCAACCAGTACAAATTAAAGAACGAGATTGGAAAG GGTTCATACGGGGTGGTTAAACTGGCTTATAATGAAGATGATGACCAATATTAT GCAATGAAGGTGGTCTCCAAGAAGAAGTTAATGAAACAATATGGATTTCCAC GGCGTCCCCCTCCTAAAGGAATATCTTCCTCAGAAGGAAATCATCCAAAACCATTTGGCCCATTGGACAGAGTGTACCAAGAGATTGCCATCTTGAAGAAACTTGATCATCTGAATGTTGTCAAGCTGGTGGAG GTGCTTGATGACCCAGATGAAGATAACCTACACATGG TCTTTGAGTTGGTGCAAAAAGG CCCAGTGATGGATGTCCCCACAGATAATCCTTTAACAGAGGAGAATGCCCGGTTCTACTTCAGAGATGTTATCCTGGGCATTGAATATT tGCACTATCAGAAGATCATACACAGAGACATTAAACCTTCCAACCTGCTGCTTGGAGATGATGGGCATATTAAGATTGCAGACTTTGGAGTCAGTAATAAGTTTGAGGGGAGTGATGCCCTCCTATCAAACAGTGCAGGAACACCAGCCTTCATGGCACCAGAGACCCTGACTGACCATGAGCAGAGGTTCAGCGGAAAG GCTTTAGATGTGTGGGCGATGGGGGTAACCTTATACTGCTTTGTCTTTGGAAAG TGTCCTTTTGTGGATGAATACATCTTGGCCCTGTATGATAAGATCAAGAATATTCCAGTGATTTTTCCAGATAC GCCAGTAATAACTGAGGAGCTGAGGGATCTCATCACCAGAATGTTGGACAAAGTTCCTGGCTCTAGGATCACCATTTCAGAAATGAAG CTGCACCCATGGGTGACCCTCAATGGCCTGGAGCTGCTGCCTCTGGAGGAGGAGCATTGCACAGTAGTGGAGGTGACAGAGGAGGAGGTGCAGAACTCTGTCAAACTTATCCCCAGCCTGTCTACCGTg ATCCTGGTGAAGTCCATGCTGAGAAAGCGTTCATTTGGGAACCCCTTTGATTTTCTGAGCCGCAGACAGGGCAGATCTATGTCGGCTCCAGGAAATCTAATCTC tGACCCATCACTGTTCCGTGCCTCTGTAAACGTTCACCCATCATTAAG CAGAGCAAGTGATGGGAGCAGAGAGGGAGAACTGGAGGACCTATATGAGGATGAAGATACATGA